The genomic region ACCTTGACCAAAAACTACGCCTATCGGGGATTTAGATAATGTCTCTTTAATACTGCTTAGACCACTTTTCAAATACTTATTTTCTTTTCCGTACGATGGAGCCAATTTATTTGCCAAATCTTTCATACTATAATCACATGTTGAAAGTGTTGACCACCATTTAAAAATAGGCACATTAAAGCATAAATTGACCCACATAACACCCCATAAAATCTGAGAATATGGTCCATCTTTGAAATACAAAGTTTTTAAACAATTAAAAAGAGCAGTTAAGTTTTTATCAGTATCTAAAAGCTCAGTGTCCTTTAAGTAATACATAAAAGCATTCATTTGCCTCGGGCCTAAGGAACTTTCCTTGAAAAAGTTTTTCTCATTTGCCAATAACGACCATAACCACTCTTGTCTTAAACCAAACGTGTAATATTTAAAACCACCAATTTTCATGTAAGTGTCCATTTTATGTAATCCAAGATGCAAAAATGATCCTCTATATTTTCCGAAAGATATATGTTATCCAAATCTGCGGAAATTTCCACCCTGACCAAATCTTTAAAAGATTCTTGTAATCCTCTAAATATATTCTCCAAAGCTGGTCGCGATATCCCAAAGATTACGTGAGGTCCACCATCTTTGTTTTCTTCCCTGTAAAATTCCGAAATTGTTAGCCTGTATTTGCCTTTTGATATGGCATATCTATATGTAGAATATAAAATAGCTATAGGATGAATCGCATCAGATCCAATTTTCTCTATATATCTTTGTCTCTTTATATTCTTTATTATCCCTACATACATTTCTCTGAAAGCTGGTACACTTTCAAGCATATTCGCTAAAGAAGATATACCACTTCTGGCTGTTTTTTCATTTAAACCTTTAGAAACTAAAGTTTCTATGAGATCAACCACAGGTACACTCGTTTTCCACTTTAAATTTTGCAAGTACCATTTCACCAATGTTGAATTGTAAAAGAGGTTAACCCAGATAATTTGGTAAAACAACTGCTTATTACTTTCAAATACTCTTTTCAACTTATCAAAAAGCTCACTCGCAACCTTATTCCTTTTCTCCATCAACTCAGCATCTCTTAGCCACTGAATCATTGCTTCAAACTGCCTATTACCCAGCTTATTATCTCTTATCCAACCATCGCCTTTAGCCATGAAATCCTCTAACCACACTGCTCTCATCCCAAAAGTTTGATACCTTCCAAAACCTTTGAAGTCTTTTTCGCTTCTCATTGTATTACCCCCTAATCTTGAAATTGATTTTGCTACTAAGCATCCACTATCAACAAAGTTTAAGCAGTTAAAACAATGCACACATTTTTTTGAATTAATTTCCAAATTCTTCCTAAATGCTATTGCTGATGAAGGGCATTCGGCTTCACAAGAACCGCAATGGACGCAATAAGCTGTCTTATAAAACACCTTTTTTATATTATTCAAAGTAAATGAATCAACACTTTTCGGAAATTCTGCAACTATGCTATGATCTTTAATTATAGCTTCTATTGTGATAGTTTTTGAGTTTGTAAACAACTCAATCTCATATTTGTCTCCATTCTTGGAAATATTGAATGGTCCTAACACTTTGAGCCACTCTAACAATTTTTCTCTATAACTTCTAACTACTATCTGATAACTATTATCCAATTCAATGAAATCCAATCTAATTTTTTCCTCGCTTACTCCTTCGCCACCGCCCCTCTTTTTCCAGCTTCCATCTGTGATGTACTTTTTAATGCTTGCTTCTTCCGACAAGCCTAAATTTCTAACAAAATTCTCCAAAATATCCAAATAACCCTTGGTAACATTAGGAAATAACTTGTTTATTAAATACTCAGACCACGTGGATCCAAAGGGGCACATACTACATCCTATCCTAACTAAGCCGTATCTATACCCTTCATTAAAAGGAATGTTTCTACTGTAGATATATATAAACACTTCCGTTGTATTCCAATCTTTTATCACTTCGGCATTTATCTGCGTATAATGCTTAACCTTTTCTGCTATTCTTTTATATTTGCTCCTCCTTGAGCTCTCATCTGCTCTAACACCATCGAAGACCAATATTTTCAAATTGGATTTACCTTGAAAAAGTGATTTCAGCAATCTAATTTGGGGAGAGGTTTTGCATACAGAGCAACACCATCTAATCAGTCTGCTTGGCGGACCAAATACTTTCCACAGATCGTAAGAATGTCTTTCGTTTCTCGCGACATAAAACTTCAGTCTCGGATACAAGTTTTGATATAATTTCTTTGTTTCTTCAACCGTTTTATATGTAGGTGGAATCTCCATAGTAGTATCCGTAAAGATTACAAAAAATTCATCTGGTGGTAGAGTTCGAGCCACAAGGTCTAAAACAACCTGCGAATCTTTTCCTCCACTGAAAGCAACCACGAAAGCATCTACTTTTTCCCTGTAGCTTTTGTAAGTATTATTAATAAAATCGATAGCTTCACCTTCCAAGGTTTTTATTGCATCTTCATTTTTTTGCACTAAAAGATTTATATCGACTGGGCTTAATTTTAGGCCTTTGCCCTTATCTGTAATTTTTATTTTGGGAGCCTCAAATATGTTTCCACCGATTACTTCTGCTACTACTTCCCCTTCGTAGTAGTACCTTCTGCCAATGTTCCACAAAAGAGGTTCTTCCGACCTTGGATATTCCCAATATTTGTCAAAACCTAAAAGATCGAGCTCCTCAAAATAAACAGGTCGTGAAGGAACTATTTCCTCATTAGTAGAATCCACCAACAGCACTAAATTATTTTCCTTATCCCACTTAACTTTATACACTTTAGCAAAATTATACTCCTTAAAATTTATAAAATCAAGTATATACTGTTCCAGCAAAGCATACAGACAATAA from bacterium harbors:
- a CDS encoding phosphoadenosine phosphosulfate reductase family protein translates to MYKVKWDKENNLVLLVDSTNEEIVPSRPVYFEELDLLGFDKYWEYPRSEEPLLWNIGRRYYYEGEVVAEVIGGNIFEAPKIKITDKGKGLKLSPVDINLLVQKNEDAIKTLEGEAIDFINNTYKSYREKVDAFVVAFSGGKDSQVVLDLVARTLPPDEFFVIFTDTTMEIPPTYKTVEETKKLYQNLYPRLKFYVARNERHSYDLWKVFGPPSRLIRWCCSVCKTSPQIRLLKSLFQGKSNLKILVFDGVRADESSRRSKYKRIAEKVKHYTQINAEVIKDWNTTEVFIYIYSRNIPFNEGYRYGLVRIGCSMCPFGSTWSEYLINKLFPNVTKGYLDILENFVRNLGLSEEASIKKYITDGSWKKRGGGEGVSEEKIRLDFIELDNSYQIVVRSYREKLLEWLKVLGPFNISKNGDKYEIELFTNSKTITIEAIIKDHSIVAEFPKSVDSFTLNNIKKVFYKTAYCVHCGSCEAECPSSAIAFRKNLEINSKKCVHCFNCLNFVDSGCLVAKSISRLGGNTMRSEKDFKGFGRYQTFGMRAVWLEDFMAKGDGWIRDNKLGNRQFEAMIQWLRDAELMEKRNKVASELFDKLKRVFESNKQLFYQIIWVNLFYNSTLVKWYLQNLKWKTSVPVVDLIETLVSKGLNEKTARSGISSLANMLESVPAFREMYVGIIKNIKRQRYIEKIGSDAIHPIAILYSTYRYAISKGKYRLTISEFYREENKDGGPHVIFGISRPALENIFRGLQESFKDLVRVEISADLDNIYLSENIEDHFCILDYIKWTLT